In Bos indicus x Bos taurus breed Angus x Brahman F1 hybrid chromosome 1, Bos_hybrid_MaternalHap_v2.0, whole genome shotgun sequence, a single window of DNA contains:
- the LOC113898356 gene encoding histone H4-like has protein sequence MSGRGKGGKGLGKGGAKRHRKVLRDNIQGITKPAIRRLARHGGVKRISGLIYEETRRVLKVFLENVIRDAVTYMEHAKRKTVTAMDVVYALKRQGRTLYGFGG, from the coding sequence ATGTCTGGTCGTGGGAAGGGTGGCAAAGGCCTTGGCAAGGGGGGTGCTAAGCGCCATCGCAAAGTCTTGCGGGACAACATTCAGGGTATTACTAAGCCAGCTATCCGGCGTCTGGCTCGTCATGGAGGCGTCAAACGTATCTCTGGTCTTATCTACGAAGAGACTCGTAGGGTGCTGAAAGTGTTTCTGGAAAATGTGATCCGGGACGCGGTCACCTATATGGAGCACGCTAAGCGCAAGACTGTTACCGCCATGGATGTGGTCTACGCGCTCAAACGTCAGGGCCGTACCCTTTACGGTTTTGGTGGTTGA